The Methanofastidiosum sp. genome contains a region encoding:
- a CDS encoding universal stress protein, with amino-acid sequence YKNNDNYSGDIMAELIKRILVPVDGSAPSQKAVEYAAWVASKTGAQVMLLYVVDADKLKLTYEAMDRFQPEWQDKIKGTDDIKRYSPFFEEQLSCMMEDPLCKRGNNVLKEMTKFAEKHGIKPKAMMKLGRVVDTIVQTADDEKCDHIIVGKTGLTGIKRLAMGHVAEDVARYADCRVTVVP; translated from the coding sequence ATATAAGAATAACGATAATTATAGTGGCGATATTATGGCTGAATTAATAAAAAGAATATTAGTTCCTGTAGATGGATCTGCGCCTTCTCAAAAGGCCGTAGAATATGCTGCGTGGGTGGCATCTAAGACTGGGGCACAGGTTATGCTGCTATATGTAGTAGATGCAGATAAATTAAAACTTACATATGAAGCTATGGATAGATTCCAGCCAGAATGGCAAGATAAAATTAAAGGAACAGACGACATAAAAAGATATTCTCCATTCTTTGAAGAACAACTTAGTTGTATGATGGAAGATCCATTGTGTAAAAGGGGAAACAACGTACTGAAAGAGATGACAAAGTTTGCAGAAAAGCATGGAATTAAGCCTAAGGCAATGATGAAACTTGGAAGGGTTGTAGATACAATAGTCCAGACTGCAGATGATGAAAAATGCGATCACATTATTGTTGGTAAAACAGGACTCACAGGTATAAAGAGACTAGCTATGGGCCACGTGGCAGAAGACGTGGCTAGATATGCAGATTGTAGAGTTACTGTTGTTCCTTAA
- a CDS encoding slipin family protein — translation MINPILLAPVAAILIFILAGIRVIKQYERAVKFRLGVFVGVLGPGLKWIIPIVDRVEKVELRVVTVDIPAQEVISKDNVPMKVNGVVFFKVTNADKAILEVEQYKFAISQLSQSALRDMAGKSDLDTILAKREEIGEKIRTIVDIETDPWGIKVTDVKIKDIELPDNMKRAMAHQAEAERDRRARIILAEAEEQAAQRLANAGEIIDKSPAALKLRLYQTLAEIASEKNSTIVFPFPEEMMEFMKKKKGKE, via the coding sequence ATGATAAATCCAATATTATTGGCTCCTGTGGCTGCTATACTAATATTCATTCTAGCAGGTATCAGGGTGATAAAACAGTACGAAAGAGCTGTAAAATTTAGGTTAGGTGTATTCGTAGGTGTACTTGGACCTGGATTAAAATGGATAATCCCCATAGTAGACAGGGTAGAAAAGGTAGAGTTAAGGGTAGTTACAGTGGATATACCTGCTCAAGAAGTTATATCCAAGGATAATGTCCCAATGAAGGTTAATGGAGTGGTCTTCTTTAAAGTTACAAATGCCGACAAAGCTATACTTGAAGTGGAACAGTATAAATTTGCTATATCTCAGCTTTCACAATCTGCACTAAGAGATATGGCTGGAAAATCAGATCTTGATACAATTCTAGCCAAGAGAGAGGAAATAGGTGAAAAAATAAGAACAATCGTAGATATTGAAACAGATCCGTGGGGAATTAAAGTAACTGATGTAAAAATAAAAGACATAGAACTCCCAGACAACATGAAACGAGCAATGGCTCATCAAGCCGAAGCTGAGAGGGATAGAAGGGCAAGAATAATTCTTGCTGAAGCAGAAGAACAAGCTGCTCAAAGATTAGCGAACGCTGGGGAGATAATAGATAAATCGCCCGCTGCACTTAAGTTGAGGCTATATCAAACATTGGCAGAAATAGCTTCTGAGAAAAATTCCACGATAGTCTTCCCATTTCCCGAAGAGATGATGGAATTTATGAAAAAGAAGAAAGGGAAAGAATAA
- a CDS encoding DUF134 domain-containing protein: MPRARKKRCIYVDTNARYFKPRGVPLGNLDIIRLTFEELEAIRLKDLVGMEQTEACEKMGVSQPTFHRILKEARNKVSDALVNSKAIEIFGGDYEMGNNQFKCLNCNHFWEVKNISEEDNIKCPECNGTNIKNINSCNQRCE, encoded by the coding sequence ATGCCTAGAGCCAGGAAAAAAAGATGTATTTATGTTGATACAAATGCACGTTATTTTAAACCAAGAGGAGTGCCACTGGGAAATCTTGATATTATAAGACTTACATTTGAAGAGCTAGAAGCTATTAGGCTTAAAGATTTAGTAGGTATGGAACAGACTGAGGCTTGCGAGAAAATGGGAGTTTCACAGCCAACGTTCCATAGGATTCTAAAAGAAGCACGAAACAAAGTTTCTGATGCCCTTGTAAACTCTAAAGCAATAGAGATTTTCGGCGGAGATTACGAAATGGGCAATAATCAATTCAAATGCCTAAATTGTAACCATTTCTGGGAAGTTAAGAATATTTCAGAAGAAGACAACATAAAATGCCCAGAATGCAACGGAACAAATATTAAAAATATCAATAGTTGTAATCAGCGCTGTGAATGA
- a CDS encoding NifB/NifX family molybdenum-iron cluster-binding protein: MKIAIPTDSMGGLSDIVFNHFGMAPTYTVIEIIENKIENVEIIDNTSDHFGGSESPVDLLLKKNVGIVICSNLGPRAMEVLTCQGFDLFFTKREKVQEVVDKFIRGELERFSGEKTSCSPAQ, encoded by the coding sequence ATGAAAATTGCAATACCAACAGATTCAATGGGTGGACTTTCAGATATTGTTTTTAATCATTTTGGAATGGCCCCTACTTATACTGTTATAGAAATAATTGAGAATAAAATTGAGAACGTAGAGATAATAGATAATACTAGCGACCATTTTGGTGGTTCTGAAAGTCCAGTTGATTTGCTTCTAAAAAAGAATGTTGGAATTGTAATTTGTTCAAATCTAGGCCCTCGTGCTATGGAAGTGCTAACTTGTCAAGGATTTGATCTCTTCTTCACCAAAAGAGAAAAAGTCCAAGAGGTTGTTGATAAGTTTATTAGAGGGGAATTGGAAAGATTTTCTGGAGAAAAAACATCCTGTAGCCCCGCCCAATAA
- a CDS encoding DUF1847 domain-containing protein, whose protein sequence is MRCNDCEDSFCMEGINCYGKEIKDYAENEVRKEENLNFYITSTELEVDAYMKLPRVLELIEFSKRMNYKKLGIASCVGLKNESQVLTDLLQEKGFEVSLAICKACGIGKGDFRVTKTLSGKLSESSCNPIGQAKLLEKEKTEFNIVVGLCVGHDSLFIKYSKAPTTVLIVKDRVLAHNPIGAIYSNYWIKKIKNYKLE, encoded by the coding sequence ATGAGATGCAATGATTGTGAGGACTCCTTCTGTATGGAAGGAATAAACTGTTACGGAAAGGAGATAAAAGATTACGCCGAAAATGAAGTAAGAAAAGAAGAAAATCTTAATTTTTATATTACTTCAACAGAACTTGAAGTAGATGCATATATGAAGCTTCCAAGAGTTCTTGAATTAATTGAATTTTCTAAAAGAATGAACTACAAAAAACTTGGCATTGCTTCATGCGTCGGATTGAAAAACGAATCACAAGTTCTTACAGATTTACTCCAAGAAAAGGGATTTGAAGTTTCTCTTGCTATATGTAAGGCTTGTGGAATCGGAAAAGGAGATTTCAGAGTTACTAAAACATTATCTGGAAAGCTAAGTGAATCTTCATGCAATCCTATTGGTCAGGCTAAATTACTAGAAAAGGAGAAAACAGAGTTTAACATTGTTGTAGGACTTTGTGTGGGGCACGATTCCTTATTTATCAAATATTCAAAAGCACCGACTACCGTACTTATTGTAAAAGATAGGGTACTAGCGCACAATCCCATTGGAGCTATTTATTCAAACTACTGGATTAAAAAAATAAAGAATTACAAACTAGAATAA
- a CDS encoding methanogenesis marker 2 protein codes for MLKSMTDLNRIVQEIRNYEGVKRKNPIKHLITQFKPFSNYGNTIIDFGDDAAVLKGDCNYLLLAADGIWANLLKDLFWAGYCAVLVNVNDIYAMGGKPIAMVNIMSLKKTDNCKDLLEGIKTGCEKFKVPMVGGHLHPDTDSTTVSVSIMGNASKILSSFSAKDGEDIILAMDMDGRRYNNYLNWDTTLNKSSEECLSKLGIMNEIAEKELSFAAKDISNPGILGTIGMLLETSRKGAVIDVDEIQRPDNMDFIDWLKIYPGYGFTLTSSPENTDKILSLFKKQKIEARVIGKVTNDNIMTLKDKNKKMTLFDFKSDIITGIK; via the coding sequence ATGTTGAAAAGTATGACCGACCTAAACAGAATTGTTCAGGAAATCAGAAATTATGAAGGTGTTAAAAGAAAAAATCCAATTAAACATCTAATTACTCAATTCAAACCATTTTCTAATTATGGAAACACTATTATTGATTTTGGTGACGACGCCGCTGTTTTAAAGGGCGATTGCAATTATCTACTTCTCGCAGCAGATGGGATTTGGGCAAATCTCTTAAAGGATCTTTTTTGGGCAGGGTACTGTGCAGTACTTGTGAATGTAAATGATATCTATGCAATGGGGGGTAAACCTATTGCCATGGTCAACATCATGTCATTAAAAAAGACTGATAATTGTAAAGATTTACTTGAAGGAATAAAAACTGGGTGTGAAAAATTTAAAGTTCCAATGGTTGGTGGGCACCTTCACCCTGATACCGATAGTACAACTGTATCTGTATCTATAATGGGTAACGCTTCAAAAATACTTTCTAGTTTTTCTGCAAAAGATGGAGAAGACATAATCTTGGCAATGGACATGGACGGAAGACGTTACAACAACTATCTTAATTGGGACACTACACTTAACAAATCCTCTGAAGAGTGTCTTTCAAAGTTAGGGATAATGAATGAAATAGCTGAAAAAGAACTTTCATTTGCAGCCAAGGATATTTCAAATCCAGGCATTTTGGGAACAATTGGAATGTTGCTTGAAACATCCAGAAAAGGCGCAGTAATTGATGTTGATGAGATACAAAGGCCAGACAATATGGACTTTATAGATTGGCTAAAGATTTATCCTGGGTATGGATTCACTTTAACTTCATCCCCTGAAAATACTGACAAAATATTATCTCTTTTCAAAAAGCAAAAAATCGAAGCTAGAGTTATTGGTAAAGTTACAAACGATAACATAATGACATTAAAAGATAAAAATAAAAAAATGACTCTATTTGATTTTAAGTCAGATATAATAACTGGCATAAAATAA
- the scpB gene encoding SMC-Scp complex subunit ScpB, with translation MDIAKDKASIEAILFISGEPVPISKLLKKLGMKDREYVEGLIENLSKEYRERGSSLEVVRAVEDRYTMQVKNEYSLLTADFAPKSEIRGAVLKTLAIIAYKQPLKKSDLVKYRGSQCYEHVKVLVEAGLLDAEPCGKTKILKTTTKFSEIYGLESSTPTEIRRFMESILK, from the coding sequence ATGGATATAGCAAAGGACAAGGCTTCTATTGAAGCAATTCTTTTCATTTCGGGAGAACCTGTTCCAATTTCCAAGTTGCTAAAAAAACTGGGTATGAAAGACAGGGAATATGTAGAAGGCCTAATAGAGAATCTTTCTAAAGAGTATCGTGAGAGGGGAAGTTCGCTTGAAGTAGTTAGGGCTGTGGAGGACAGGTATACAATGCAAGTGAAAAATGAATATTCTTTATTAACTGCTGATTTTGCTCCAAAATCCGAAATAAGAGGGGCAGTCCTGAAAACTTTGGCTATTATTGCGTACAAACAGCCCTTAAAAAAATCGGACTTAGTCAAATATAGGGGCAGTCAATGTTACGAACATGTAAAAGTATTGGTTGAAGCAGGTCTTTTAGATGCTGAACCTTGTGGCAAAACAAAGATTTTAAAAACAACGACCAAATTCTCCGAAATATATGGCCTTGAATCTTCTACGCCTACCGAGATTAGAAGGTTTATGGAAAGCATATTGAAATAA
- a CDS encoding TldD/PmbA family protein → MDLEEISHKTMKFIDSEGEVFAQKIKVISYDIEKNNVEIGEEKETIGVGVRVVDGKKQGFSFTNNTNGLEECVKTAYKVLKVSRAREDFVSLPTPKKIKNRDLADKSLYSINSEDLMKFSTDMIKGCEEKGGTPSSGSTNLTFHEESISTSTGISLIQKYATLFGYISAIYKVEDISTGFDYNIMRKKFDFTPIGEKAAFKAKETSNAKKIQSIYCDVILEPEAVSSLLSNTFISHLFAESVDKNRSFLKGKIGEKITNLTMIDDGTIDYGVASANFDGDGNPTKRNVVLERGILKGFLFDDFYGKKFGVESTGNSERDYKSLPSMGTTNFIIEGEKIEGIKEGFIVNELRGAHTANPISGDFSVEISSGFYIKNGEKVHPIKHGMIAGNVFEFLSKVKGVYGEVKNTGGMITPSIVSEAKVVG, encoded by the coding sequence ATGGATTTAGAAGAAATTTCTCATAAAACAATGAAATTTATCGATTCTGAAGGGGAAGTTTTTGCTCAGAAAATTAAGGTTATTTCCTATGATATTGAAAAGAATAATGTAGAAATAGGCGAAGAAAAAGAAACCATAGGAGTCGGTGTAAGGGTAGTGGATGGAAAAAAGCAAGGATTCTCTTTTACAAATAATACAAATGGTTTGGAAGAATGTGTTAAGACGGCATACAAAGTTCTTAAAGTATCAAGGGCAAGAGAAGATTTTGTTAGCCTACCCACCCCAAAAAAAATAAAAAATAGAGATTTGGCGGATAAATCATTATATTCAATAAATTCTGAGGATTTAATGAAATTCTCAACGGACATGATTAAAGGCTGTGAAGAAAAAGGGGGAACTCCATCTTCTGGAAGCACAAATCTTACTTTTCATGAAGAATCTATTTCAACATCAACTGGCATCTCTTTAATTCAAAAATATGCAACTCTTTTTGGATATATATCGGCTATTTACAAGGTCGAGGATATATCTACAGGTTTTGATTATAATATTATGCGAAAAAAATTTGATTTTACTCCAATTGGAGAAAAGGCAGCTTTTAAAGCTAAAGAAACCAGTAATGCAAAAAAAATCCAATCGATTTATTGTGATGTCATTTTGGAACCTGAAGCAGTTTCTTCATTACTTTCTAATACGTTTATATCTCATCTTTTCGCAGAAAGCGTTGATAAAAATAGAAGCTTTCTAAAGGGAAAAATTGGAGAGAAAATAACAAATCTAACAATGATTGATGATGGCACCATTGATTATGGCGTCGCTTCTGCAAATTTTGACGGCGATGGTAATCCGACAAAAAGAAATGTAGTTTTAGAGAGAGGTATATTGAAAGGATTTCTTTTTGACGACTTTTATGGAAAAAAGTTTGGAGTTGAATCTACTGGGAATTCAGAAAGAGATTATAAATCTCTCCCCTCCATGGGTACTACTAACTTCATTATTGAAGGTGAGAAAATAGAAGGCATAAAAGAAGGATTTATTGTTAATGAATTGAGGGGGGCCCATACAGCAAATCCAATTTCTGGGGATTTTTCTGTTGAAATTTCTAGTGGCTTTTACATAAAAAATGGTGAGAAAGTTCACCCAATTAAACATGGGATGATAGCAGGAAATGTATTTGAGTTTTTGAGTAAAGTTAAAGGAGTATATGGGGAGGTTAAAAATACCGGTGGTATGATAACCCCTTCGATTGTTTCAGAAGCTAAGGTGGTAGGATGA
- a CDS encoding AAA family ATPase: MIAIVGMPGSGKSEFVNIALSYGYRFISMGDIVREETLKRGYLLEESGKVAQILRDKEGLDIIAILTLDRISETQDGKFLIEGIRGIKEIERFRNEIDFFLVGIHTSPRIRFERLKNRGRADDPKTFEDFYKRDLRELSWGLGEAFALSDVIIDNNGTFEDFRSNIDKVAKKYEL; this comes from the coding sequence ATGATAGCAATTGTAGGTATGCCAGGTTCAGGAAAAAGTGAATTTGTTAATATAGCTCTTAGTTATGGATACAGATTTATATCCATGGGAGACATAGTAAGAGAAGAAACCTTGAAAAGAGGATATCTCCTTGAAGAAAGTGGGAAAGTTGCACAGATACTTAGAGATAAAGAAGGGCTTGATATAATAGCCATCTTGACTTTAGATAGAATTAGTGAGACTCAGGATGGAAAGTTTTTAATTGAGGGAATACGAGGTATAAAAGAAATTGAGCGATTCAGGAATGAAATTGATTTTTTCCTAGTTGGCATACATACTTCACCACGTATAAGATTTGAAAGATTAAAGAATAGAGGAAGAGCAGATGATCCAAAAACCTTCGAAGATTTTTATAAAAGGGACTTAAGGGAACTATCTTGGGGATTAGGTGAAGCTTTTGCGTTATCTGATGTCATAATCGATAATAATGGCACCTTCGAAGATTTTAGGTCCAATATTGACAAGGTGGCTAAAAAATATGAGCTTTAA
- a CDS encoding RNA-binding domain-containing protein translates to MSFKVKVFADVKSTEDSEKVKKSIINIFPDIEIEEKDNEIIGYSEEEDVLSRFIELVYSEAIRDSVNMVLKEGTEGTKVSFSMNKQAAFAGRVNLSRVSPLGPIKVKIYVENPYDFIDRIVPKTI, encoded by the coding sequence ATGAGCTTTAAAGTAAAAGTTTTTGCAGACGTAAAATCAACTGAAGATTCTGAAAAAGTAAAAAAATCAATAATTAATATCTTCCCTGATATCGAAATCGAAGAAAAAGACAATGAAATAATTGGCTACTCGGAAGAAGAAGATGTTCTTTCAAGATTTATTGAATTAGTATATTCTGAAGCAATTAGAGATAGTGTGAATATGGTGCTAAAAGAAGGCACTGAAGGGACGAAAGTTTCTTTTTCAATGAATAAACAGGCTGCGTTTGCAGGTAGGGTAAATCTATCCAGGGTATCACCTCTTGGCCCAATTAAAGTAAAAATCTATGTAGAAAATCCATACGATTTTATTGATAGAATAGTTCCTAAAACAATCTAA
- a CDS encoding biotin/lipoate A/B protein ligase family protein, whose protein sequence is MRYLPYREENGYLSMGLDESLLLLRANELIPDTFRFYSFSPSCVSIGYFQSLKSSIDMDYCNRNNIDYVRRITGGGNVFHDCSGEITYSVVISERNVPENILDSFEFLYGGIIIGLKKLNINVEFKPLNDLMLNSKKLSGSAQTRKFGVILQHGTLMYNTNIELMERILRISDKKIEIKKRVTTLTNEGYNFEKQELIKSLKEGFEEIYGESKEENVSKDELIIARKLSKEKYETKEWNNKR, encoded by the coding sequence ATGCGATATCTACCTTATAGAGAAGAAAATGGATATCTTTCAATGGGGCTTGACGAATCTTTGCTTTTGTTAAGGGCTAATGAACTAATACCAGATACATTTAGATTTTATTCATTTTCTCCTTCATGTGTTTCGATTGGATATTTCCAGAGCCTTAAATCTTCAATTGACATGGATTACTGCAATAGAAACAATATTGATTATGTAAGAAGAATAACTGGGGGAGGAAATGTTTTTCACGATTGTTCGGGCGAAATTACTTATTCAGTTGTTATATCGGAAAGAAATGTTCCTGAGAACATTCTAGATTCCTTTGAGTTCTTATATGGCGGAATTATTATAGGGTTAAAAAAACTCAATATTAATGTGGAATTTAAACCTCTTAATGATCTAATGTTAAATTCAAAAAAACTATCTGGATCTGCCCAAACAAGAAAATTTGGTGTTATTTTACAACATGGAACTTTAATGTACAATACCAATATAGAATTGATGGAACGAATTCTTAGAATATCGGATAAAAAAATAGAAATAAAAAAAAGAGTTACAACGCTGACAAACGAAGGATATAATTTTGAAAAACAAGAACTAATTAAAAGTTTAAAAGAAGGATTTGAAGAGATTTATGGGGAATCAAAAGAAGAAAATGTTTCCAAAGATGAATTAATTATTGCAAGAAAATTATCAAAAGAAAAGTATGAAACAAAAGAATGGAATAATAAAAGATAA
- a CDS encoding ArsR family transcriptional regulator — translation MYQRILKLLENEESPLSAETISEKTKESLMRTKSLLLRLQEEGKVESTKKDEIIVWQIKKKDDFEKKFEKMGR, via the coding sequence ATGTATCAAAGAATTTTAAAACTACTTGAGAATGAAGAATCTCCTCTTTCCGCAGAGACTATCAGTGAAAAAACAAAAGAAAGTCTAATGAGAACAAAATCTCTTTTGTTGAGATTACAGGAAGAAGGAAAAGTGGAAAGTACAAAAAAAGATGAGATTATAGTATGGCAAATAAAGAAAAAGGATGATTTTGAAAAGAAATTTGAAAAGATGGGAAGATAA
- a CDS encoding DEAD/DEAH box helicase — MPFSHPFIKGEISPRAYQETIFVKSKDKNTLVILPTGLGKTYIGILLAAYTLHSLKKKVLVLAPTKPLAEQHLKSFSDALNLEKENFSLLTGTVSPSKRDELYTKSLVVIATPQVIENDLLGGKINLEDFGLIIFDEAHRATGDYAYTYIAEKAISKNIRIMGLTASPASDKEKMKDIIQNLGIENIEIRNENSPDVKPYVQDIDISWITVKLPDEFIEIKKMLEMLLKKEITILKDLGFVSSQDVTKKELLSTVTKINNKIKEAPIHEKSIYYGALKSQAKALKIHHALELLETQGISPLISYFKTMRESKSRSSLELLSEKTVMKIITMADNLKQEGIEHPKLSKLYELVIKEVSNGKNLIIFSHYRDTTMRIVKELEKFEKIKVERFVGQASKKGDEGLSQKKQKEIIERFRSGEFNVLVATSVAEEGLDIPEVDMVILFEPVPSEIRSIQRRGRTARKKSGEVVILMAEKTRDEGYYWASKKKEKQMKLTVMELKREFRKSDEMIMAEKGQSKLKDFVDMPYIIADDREDKKLLKILSEKSNIKINRLDVGDYILSNRIGIERKSSNDFIESLIKGTLFPQILSLSNTFEVPMLIVEGEDVYSIRNMDKKSIRGAIISAMVDFRVRVIFTKNTEDTANFLVDISLREQKEKDRAPTIRGEKKVMSLKEKQLFIVEGLPEVSSVLSRRLLRKFGSIFGVFNADEIELKEVEGVGEIKAKKIREIIDSRYEDI, encoded by the coding sequence ATGCCTTTTTCTCATCCCTTTATTAAAGGGGAGATTTCACCTAGAGCCTATCAAGAAACTATTTTTGTAAAAAGTAAAGATAAAAATACTTTAGTAATTTTACCAACAGGACTTGGTAAGACCTACATAGGAATATTACTTGCAGCATACACCCTACATTCCTTAAAGAAAAAAGTTTTAGTTCTAGCACCAACTAAACCACTGGCTGAGCAGCATTTAAAATCTTTTTCAGATGCATTAAATCTTGAAAAAGAAAATTTTTCTCTTCTAACTGGAACAGTATCCCCTTCTAAAAGAGATGAACTATACACCAAGTCTTTAGTTGTGATAGCGACACCACAGGTAATAGAAAATGACCTATTAGGTGGAAAGATAAATCTAGAAGATTTTGGCCTTATTATTTTTGATGAAGCCCATCGTGCAACAGGGGATTATGCCTATACATACATTGCAGAAAAAGCAATTTCAAAAAATATACGAATAATGGGATTAACTGCTTCACCTGCATCAGATAAAGAAAAGATGAAGGATATTATTCAAAATCTAGGAATTGAAAATATAGAAATCAGGAACGAGAACTCGCCTGATGTAAAACCTTATGTCCAAGATATAGACATCTCTTGGATTACTGTAAAACTTCCTGATGAATTTATAGAAATTAAAAAGATGCTTGAGATGTTGCTAAAAAAAGAGATTACAATCCTAAAAGATCTAGGATTTGTTTCTTCGCAAGATGTTACAAAAAAAGAATTGTTAAGTACCGTTACAAAAATTAACAATAAAATTAAGGAAGCTCCGATACATGAAAAGTCAATTTATTATGGCGCTCTCAAATCCCAAGCAAAGGCCCTAAAAATTCATCATGCACTAGAATTATTGGAAACTCAAGGGATATCTCCATTAATATCTTATTTTAAAACGATGAGAGAGAGTAAAAGTCGTTCTTCATTAGAGTTACTTTCTGAAAAAACTGTAATGAAGATAATAACAATGGCCGATAATCTAAAGCAGGAAGGAATAGAACATCCAAAACTTTCAAAATTATATGAACTTGTTATTAAAGAAGTAAGTAATGGAAAAAATCTAATTATATTCTCTCATTACAGGGATACCACAATGAGAATTGTAAAAGAGTTGGAAAAATTTGAAAAGATAAAGGTAGAGAGATTTGTTGGCCAAGCTTCAAAAAAGGGCGATGAAGGGCTATCCCAAAAAAAACAAAAGGAGATAATTGAAAGATTCAGATCAGGAGAGTTTAACGTCCTTGTTGCCACCTCAGTTGCAGAAGAGGGTCTTGACATACCTGAAGTGGATATGGTAATATTGTTTGAACCTGTACCTTCGGAAATAAGATCTATTCAGAGAAGAGGTAGGACTGCCAGAAAAAAAAGTGGAGAAGTTGTAATCCTTATGGCAGAAAAGACTAGAGATGAAGGATATTATTGGGCAAGTAAGAAGAAAGAAAAGCAGATGAAACTCACTGTGATGGAGTTAAAAAGGGAGTTTAGAAAAAGTGATGAAATGATCATGGCAGAGAAAGGACAAAGTAAACTAAAGGATTTTGTAGATATGCCATACATTATAGCAGATGATAGAGAGGACAAAAAGTTATTAAAAATCTTATCGGAAAAATCTAACATCAAGATAAATCGTTTAGACGTAGGAGACTATATACTCTCGAACAGAATTGGGATTGAACGAAAATCTTCTAATGATTTTATTGAATCGCTTATCAAAGGCACTCTTTTTCCTCAAATTTTATCCCTCTCAAATACTTTTGAAGTACCGATGTTGATAGTAGAAGGAGAAGATGTTTATTCAATAAGAAATATGGATAAAAAATCTATTCGTGGTGCCATTATTTCGGCAATGGTTGATTTCAGAGTTAGAGTTATTTTTACCAAAAATACAGAAGATACTGCCAATTTTCTTGTAGATATCTCATTGAGGGAGCAAAAAGAAAAGGACAGGGCCCCCACAATCAGGGGCGAGAAGAAAGTAATGAGTCTAAAAGAAAAACAGTTGTTTATTGTTGAAGGTCTCCCAGAAGTTTCATCAGTGCTTTCCAGGAGATTATTGAGAAAGTTTGGCAGCATCTTTGGAGTTTTTAATGCTGATGAAATAGAACTTAAGGAAGTTGAAGGTGTCGGGGAAATAAAAGCCAAAAAAATAAGAGAGATCATAGACTCTCGATATGAAGATATATAA
- a CDS encoding SEC59/DGK1/VTE5 family protein: MLSGDILGLIIVYGYVAVLLLISEKLLSKYKVFSRKFLHIMVGNVLFVLPIFETKFAMTFLAAAPFIPLTFLMSPHSPLKIKDKISSSGHGLGLVYYAISWTVLAFLFFDKPWTIAVGIAAMSYGDGMASLIGTRFGKRKYHFFGETKSFEGSVTMYFILVAVMWIALKYYNYIFSNVAVVPMNFAILLFVPLIATLFEAITPKGLDNLTACFSATILYYILALVLQ, encoded by the coding sequence ATGTTATCCGGCGATATACTCGGCCTAATAATAGTCTATGGATATGTGGCCGTTTTACTACTTATTTCTGAAAAACTATTAAGCAAATATAAAGTATTCAGCCGAAAGTTTCTTCATATAATGGTAGGAAATGTACTGTTTGTATTACCCATATTTGAAACTAAATTTGCAATGACTTTTCTAGCTGCTGCGCCTTTTATACCTTTAACATTCTTAATGAGCCCTCACTCGCCATTAAAGATCAAAGATAAAATTTCCTCATCAGGTCATGGACTTGGATTGGTGTACTATGCGATATCATGGACCGTCCTCGCATTTTTATTTTTCGATAAACCATGGACTATAGCTGTAGGTATAGCTGCAATGTCCTATGGGGATGGAATGGCATCCTTAATTGGAACTAGATTTGGAAAAAGAAAATATCATTTCTTTGGAGAAACTAAGAGCTTTGAAGGATCGGTAACGATGTATTTCATTCTAGTTGCCGTTATGTGGATTGCATTAAAATACTATAATTACATATTTTCTAATGTTGCTGTAGTACCAATGAATTTTGCGATACTGTTGTTTGTTCCACTTATTGCAACTTTATTTGAAGCTATCACGCCCAAGGGTCTCGATAATTTGACTGCATGTTTTTCTGCAACTATTCTTTATTATATATTGGCATTGGTGCTACAATGA